From a region of the Sminthopsis crassicaudata isolate SCR6 chromosome 6, ASM4859323v1, whole genome shotgun sequence genome:
- the LOC141547037 gene encoding olfactory receptor 10AG1-like translates to MTANNLTNMMEFILLGFSDLPNHQGFLFGIFFIIYLSILIGNSLLIVITKTDPALHTPMYFFLGNFSFLEICYTSVTLPRMLADLWTQKRIISFIACAIQACFLYIFGGAECLLLTVMAYDRYVAITKPLYYPLIMNHKACVQMVVASWLTAVPALIGETYQIFSMNFCGPNKINHIFCDAPPLFLLACTDTYKIEVSVHVVALLFVIIPFLFILASYIKIITTILKLPSTSGRAKAFSTCSSHLMVVFFFYGTGSIAYLQPKSSQSSGSSKVLALFYTIVTPLFNPLIYSLRNKDVIAALRKLLPK, encoded by the coding sequence ATGACAGCGAACAATCTCACAAATATGATGGAATTCATTCTCCTGGGATTTTCTGACCTTCCCAATCACCAAGGGTttctctttgggattttctttatcATCTACCTAAGTATACTAATAGGAAATAGCCTCCTCATTGTTATAACCAAGACTGATCCAGCTCTCCATACCCCTAtgtattttttcctggggaactTTTCCTTTTTGGAAATCTGTTACACATCAGTCACTCTGCCCAGAATGTTGGCAGATCTCTGGACCCAGAAgagaattatttctttcatagCCTGTGCTATACAAGCttgtttcctttatatttttggaGGGGCAGAGTGCCTTCTCCTGACTGTGATGGCTTATGATCGTTATGTGGCAATCACTAAGCCTCTCTATTATCCTCTCATCATGAATCACAAAGCGTGTGTCCAAATGGTTGTGGCTTCCTGGTTGACTGCGGTCCCAGCCCTGATTGGTGAGACATATCAGATTTTTTCCATGAACTTCTGTGGCCCTAATAAAATCAATCATATTTTCTGTGATGCCCCACCTTTATTCCTATTGGCCTGCACAGACACATATAAGATAGAGGTCTCTGTCCATGTTGTGGCTCTACTATTTGTTATAATTCCCTTTTTGTTTATACTTGCCTCCTATATCAAAATCATAACTACGATCCTAAAATTGCCCTCTACTTCAGGAAGAGCCAAAGCTTTCTCTACTTGTTCTTCTCATCTAATGGTTGTGTTCTTTTTCTATGGGACTGGAAGTATTGCATATTTGCAGCCAAAATCCAGTCAATCATCAGGATCTAGCAAAGTTCTTGCTCTTTTCTACACTATTGTGACTCCATTGTTTAACCCCCTCATCTACAGTCTGAGAAATAAGGATGTCATTGCTGCACTGAGAAAACTACTTCCTAAGTAA